The DNA sequence GCTTTTCCTCAGGGGTAActcatgttttatttccttttaaacacGGTCTACTGTGTCTCTccggttggccttgaactccttatgtGGATATCCTCAAACCCATAGATGTCtgtctgcctccaagtgctgagattaaaggcctatgGCACTATGCCTAGCTTATTTgtagctttttctttccttttcttttcttttttaattctgtgtatgaatgtttcactttgcatatatgtgtgtgcatctcatGCCTACCTGGGGCTCtcaaaagtcagaagagggcatcagatcccctggaacttaagttaagatggttgtgagccaccatgtttgtGCTGGGAATTCACCCCCAGCCCTACCCCCACTAAGacaagttctctttctctgtgtccatgactgtcctgaaactatgtaaaacaggctggccttgaactcagagatccacctgcctctgcctctctggtactgggattaaagacctgagCCTCCACACCTGACTGTGACTTCTAATTTTTTTGAGTCAGGTTCTTGCTGTACTTGAACTGGAGACTCTCTAATCATATTCCCAAGTGACAAGGTCacaggggtgcaccaccacacctagctttctCGGGTCGTTTTTAGAGAACAGAGGGATAAGACAAACAGCAGGAAAATCAATCAGTTCAGGGCCCATGCCTTGACCCCAAAGCTGGTTGGAAGCGGGGCTGTGTCTTTGGAGTAGATGGAGGTGTGTGTCCTGGCTGGGATGTGGGAGAGAACCTTAGGTCATCTGCTGGCTTTtaactctcttctttcctccctctgggGGTTGACCTCAGTTTCTCCCGCACACTAAGCACAGGCTTAAGCACACAATACACCAAGTCCCACTCCTATCATCACAACTGGGTATCTAGCTTTCTAAGAATATGGGAGCAGTGACCCCTGGAACTGTAAAGAAATGCACTCTACAGAAGGTTGCTGCATGTCCCCGGGGAACCTAGGGACAGGAGGACTAGGGTCTAGTTCTAGCCAAGATGAGCTCAGTTTTAATGGTGATGCCCGAAGCTGAGAAGCCTTAAGGAAGACAGGACCAAGGGTGCACTGTCTCTAGTCTCCAGCCTCAATTGGCATGGTCTAGTGTTTTACTACGCGCTGATTCACCAGGTCTTccttgctctgagtcaagttgAACTGTACTAAGTGGCCTTGGTGTTTGTTTCAATTTTGCACCAATTGTAAGTCACATGGTCATTTAAAGTCAATAGAGATGTGGCAGCACAGCAGTAAAGTTTTAATGGAATAGCTTTGGCACAGGCAAAGGCAGTTCCTAGATCTCAGGTCATCTGAAGCCCCAAGAAGTGGGGACGTTCGCTAGGCTTCTGGGTTGTATTTCCTGGAGCACGAATGACTGGTTGGTCCCTGGCTCCCGGCCTTGCACATCTGTTCAGCCTTCAGTAGCAAAGCCTTGATCTGTGCATTAGGGATCAGAACTGCTGCTTATGCAGAAGCCCAGATGTGCACCAGAGAAAGACAGCCATGTCAGGAATAAGGGCCCCTTATTAGATGAGCCCAGAGATCTTTTTATCAGGACGCAAACCTCTAATCCTGAGCAGGAGTGGGGTATCTCCTGGGGTCTCCTGGGTGCCTATCTAGGCgggaagagggtggggaggagcccTGTGTTCTCTGTTGGGCCCAGCGGAGGTCTCTGGCAGCCCTTGCAATCCGGCGCTTTTAAGCAGCACTACCTCCCTTAACCGCCCCCTCCCCTTCCAGTGGGTCCGAGCCTGCTCACTGAGGGTGTGGTTTCCATCCCCTTCCCACTGCCAGATCCTATGACCTTTTCTCGGTGAGGCAGTCAGAACCTAGAGGGTCCCGATCCCGCCCCCAAGCCCAGTGACCTTGGGCCAGgatctcccccccctcccctcaccTGCTCCAGTGGCGAGCGACTCCCCGCGGTGCTTGCGGCTGCAAGACTGGAGAAGCggagggggggttggggtgggcgCGCACGCGCACCGGCCCACGCGCGCCTTGCGCCTGCCGCCCTGCCTGACGTGACCAGCGCAGGCCAATCCGTGGGACGCAAAGCTGGTGTAAGGGTTAGAGGTGGCCAAGAGAGGACCTCTGTAGGGACAGCGGCTAGCAGAGCAGCACCAGAACCTTGGACAGCGCCAACCACCCTGGGCTCCCCTCTGCGCGCACGCGTTCTTAGTCACCGGCGTACAGGTGACAGCTGACATCTAGGTTAACCTGGAGTGCTGGAGCCGAGGGGTAACCTGCGAGTACTATAAAACCCAGAGTTTGCCCTAACCCTCCCCACACAGCCCCAGCTGGAGTCTCAGGGCGGCGGGGCAGCGGGCAGCAGCGGGGCCAGATCCATAGTTAGGGCGATGCGGCGACCTTGCCAGTGTACGTGAGAGGGGACCGTAGGGGAGCTAGGCCCATACTCGAAACAAGCGCTGAGCTCGAAGGCTAGGGCCGAGCGCACTAGACCTACACCGCCTGCGCGCTCCGGGGCCGGGTGGTACAGGCGCCCATTGGCCGCCAGGGGTAGCAAGCGAGCCGGCTCGAAGGGTATGGCCAGCGCTTCTCCGCCACCGCAGTAGGAGAGACGAGGTGACTCGCTGTCGGAAGCCAGGAGGTGCGTGAAGACCACTGGCCGGTCTTCACAGCGCAGGAAGTTACGCTCTCTGCCACAAAgcgagaggaaggggaaggaagcctCGTAGCGCCCGCTGTGGTTGGGTCTCAGACGGGAGAAGAAAGTGACCAGGAACTGCAGATCTGTGGGAACAAAAGGCACGATCACGCTCGGTGACTCAGCTTCCCGGACACGCTCCTTTTCCTGGGAATACCAGCACTGGCACGAGACAACGCTCCCCGACCCCACCCCCGTGGATGGTGCCTTCCCTCGGAGTTGGGAAGAAACGAGGGAGCAGTGCAGTAAGCAATACCTTTGTAGCAGGTGATAAAGTTCTTCATTTTGGAGTCATCTAGGAAAAGCTGCAGAAAGGACACAGTGGACAGTAAGTCCTGGCAAGAGAGCCGGTGGTGTTCGCTGcccttgcttttctagtgtgttcAGGGGGGCATGTGGAAGGGCCCTGTGGACTCTCCCCACATCTACAGACGGGTTTCCAGGGCTGCAGCCCGCACCCCTTTTTCTACAGTAGGCTTGATAGCCGCTGGTCCCTAGCAATCGCGAGCGAGCACTCGGCTCTGGGACTGCGGCTAGGTCAGGCTAGTGTGCGCGGGATTCCGGCCTCCAGCCTGGGCTTTGAAAGGTTCAAAGCCACGCGTAGCACCTATCCCAGGTCGCGCCTCTAGAACTACTCCCCACCCGGAGCCGATGGATTCCACAGTCCCCTCAGGTCTCCTCCCTCTGTCGCACGCCAGGCACACCTGGCCTTGGTGATCCACATAGTAGAAATACTCGCGGGTTCTGGGCTCCGGGCTTTGACCCTGTGTGTAGGAGACACGTTCGTCCCCAGTGCAGGTCCGAACTCTCTGCGCCCTCGCCAAGACTAGAGCCAAGTTACGCACTGCCCCACTAGGCGGCCACATCCTTCCACACCGGAAGCGGATCACACAGTGTTGTGCCTGGGGCTTTGGGTTCCGCCGGCAACACGTGCTTGGAGTGGCGGAGCTGTCTACCCCGCCCCCGGAAGTAGCTACGCGACCTGGATTCCCCCGCCCCCTTGTCAGAAGTAACCCAAAAGAAGCACCATCAGCGAGTGTGCACTTGAACTTTATTCACACGGAGCACTGTCCCCTCGAGCCACATGTCCGAGGGAGTGCCTGTGGCCGAGAGGCCCTAGAGAGAGGCCAGGACCTGCCCCAAAGAGCTGCGGGCCTCCGCATGGCgggacttttgtttttaataaataaaaactctaaaaatatatatatataaacaggaGAAATGAAGTTTGACAACTGTTGGAACTCAGATTCCAGAATGGAAAACGCAGACGAGTCCAGGCAGGTCTCATCCACGCGCCGCCCGTGTGTGGAGTTTGGTCAGAGGCCGCGAGGTCAAAGGAGGGTGGTGCCAACTTGCTCAGCGCGAGGACCGCAATGGCAGTTCAAGAGATAAATAGCATCTGGTTAAAACTATGTCCTTAGCAAACTTAGTTCTGTCGTTCTATTTATATCTTTATACACAAGTAGGCTGGGTATCGGATAGATTCTGtagtcaaacaaaaacaaaaaaaaaacctctcgcCCTCCCTCACCCGCCCCAAGAAAGTCTGCCTAGCCCTGGTCCTACCCCAGAGGGCTTTGGTTTGGGGCCTCTCCTTGCACAAAGACCTATTAGGCATCGAGCCGATGTTGCCTTGTCCTAGTAGTGGCCAGCACAGCTCTCCAGAACGCCTCTAACTCTCCTTCAGGCCCCAGCCAGAGGCCCCGAGACTAGGGTGGGGGGATCAGGGTGAGAGTGCCTTGGTGGAGGATTGCCCTGAAGAGGGGACAAGGTCCTGTTGCCCTGAGCAACGCGGTATGTGCTTCAGCCGACCAGGAGGGCAGTGTCGCTCGGCTCCGGGAAACAGAAGGCACTTCTCGGGGCTGGCTTGCGACTGGCAGGGCGAGCCGGTACCTGCAGGAACTGGCCGCGAGATGTGGCACGGCTGCTTTGCCCGGGAGGGCCTGGGGCGGGGCCGGTGTCTGGCGGGGCCTGGCATGCTGCCTCGCACTGgggccttccctcccaccttcccgGGTGTCACCCTAGCAGGTGTCCATAACCCGCGTGCTATAGCACGCCCTCCATGAAGCTGGTATCTAAATGCTGAATGAGCACTCGAAGGAAGGACATCTCCTTTCGTGTATTCTCGAAGATGACGCGAGGATCATCCGACTGGCAGCGCAGGCAGTTGGGTGCCATCACCATAGCCAGGTTGCTGACGTCCATTTTGGTGATGGCTACGTTGGCTGGCTGCACGAACACCTGTGTGAGGGGGTCCGGGtgaagggagaggagagcagagtggAGGAGGGTAGGCGTAGCTATTAGGGGATGAGCTGGGCAAAGTGGAAGGTTGGTTGAGAAGGATGGAAGGTGGGCGTGGCGCGGCACTGGATGCAGAGCATGCATACCTGGAGGAAGCGAATGAGGTAGCACAGCACCATTCGGTTGATGCGCGGTAGCGCGTGCACCACGGCCACAGCAGCCTCCGGGCTCTCGTAGTGCGCAATGCATTGTTCGTAGAATTCATGAGGAATCAAGGGCTCTTCCAGCTCCCGATACCACAGCTTCAGCAGCGATGCTGAGGGTGGGAGTGACTTAGATGGTCTTGGCTTGGGAACCCCTAAGCCAAGCATCCACCAGAGGCCACATCCAGAGAAACAGGGTGTATGGGAGGCTATGGAACAGGCTGGAAAGGGTCCCTCTAGCTAAAGCTGTACagactgaacccagacctcaGAGACACTAGCTGCTGGAGGACCTGGGATCATTCTTGACAatacaggtatgtgtgcatgtgtccacaATAAAATCTCACAGGGCTGCGCAGTTGCTGCAGACGGTGGCTGAGAATGCTGCAAGAGCTGTGGGACAGGCTGCCCTGGAGGGCAGAACCCTGGGTATGCCAACAACACTGACATGGCCAATGTAGGAGGATGTCTAGAATTCCTCTGAAGATAGGCGCCAAGGGTAAAGGATGGCAAGATGCAGCCACAGGACAGGGGGACAAGGCCACAGGGTGATCCCAAACAGGAGTCCCAGCCTGCATGGTTACCTGCTTTCTGGGATATGCATGCAAGCCAACTCCTCAAAACTACTGAGTATGTGTGGGGCTCACCAGGGACATGGGGGTCCTCCAGGCCTGTAGGCACCTTCCACTGATCCACCTGCAACTTCAGGGCATTCACCTCATCAATGTCTCCAGGGACCCTAGAGAACACAGGGTGCATCTCAGACTAGAGGAGCTCACCTTGTCCTAAAGCTGGAGTCGGGAATAGCAGAAAGGCTCAAGGACCCGCCAAACACTGAGTCTCAGGCAGGGTGGGGTGACTCAGCTTTGGGGCTCCTCTGGGGG is a window from the Mus pahari chromosome 17, PAHARI_EIJ_v1.1, whole genome shotgun sequence genome containing:
- the C17H8orf82 gene encoding UPF0598 protein C8orf82 homolog, with translation MWPPSGAVRNLALVLARAQRVRTCTGDERVSYTQGQSPEPRTREYFYYVDHQGQLFLDDSKMKNFITCYKDLQFLVTFFSRLRPNHSGRYEASFPFLSLCGRERNFLRCEDRPVVFTHLLASDSESPRLSYCGGGEALAIPFEPARLLPLAANGRLYHPAPERAGGVGLVRSALAFELSACFEYGPSSPTVPSHVHWQGRRIALTMDLAPLLPAAPPP